Proteins from a genomic interval of Gammaproteobacteria bacterium:
- the groL gene encoding chaperonin GroEL (60 kDa chaperone family; promotes refolding of misfolded polypeptides especially under stressful conditions; forms two stacked rings of heptamers to form a barrel-shaped 14mer; ends can be capped by GroES; misfolded proteins enter the barrel where they are refolded when GroES binds), whose amino-acid sequence MAAKDVKFGDDARVRMVRGVNILANAVKVTLGPKGRNVVLEKSYGAPTITKDGVSVAKEIELEDKFENMGAQMVKEVASQTSDIAGDGTTTATVLAQAILREGMKSVASGMNPMDLKRGIDKAVITAVEALKKMSKPCTDDKAIAQVGTISANADEAIGRIIADAMGKVGKEGVITVEEGSGLENDLNVVEGMQFDRGYLSPYFINNQQNMSAELEDAFILLYDKKISNIRELLPVLEAVAKSGRPLFIIAEDVEGEALATLVVNTIRGIVKVCAVKAPGFGDRRKAMLQDIAVLTGGTVIAEELGLSLEKATLNDLGRAKRILVTKDNSTLIDGAGQANDIESRVKQLRAQIEETTSDYDREKLQERVAKLAGGVAVIKVGAATEMEMKEKKARVEDALHATRAAVEEGVVPGGGVALIRALLALKGLKGDNHDQDIGIAIARRAMEEPLRQIVANAGGEASVVLDKVAAGETSYGYNAATGEYGDMIAMGILDPTKVTRSALQNAASVAGLMITTEAMIAEMPKDEKGAAGGGMGGMGGMGDMGMM is encoded by the coding sequence ATGGCAGCTAAAGACGTAAAATTCGGTGATGACGCACGTGTTCGCATGGTGCGCGGCGTTAACATTCTGGCCAACGCCGTTAAGGTAACACTCGGCCCCAAAGGCCGTAACGTAGTACTCGAGAAGAGCTACGGCGCCCCCACCATCACCAAAGACGGCGTGTCCGTGGCCAAGGAAATCGAACTGGAAGACAAGTTCGAGAACATGGGCGCACAGATGGTTAAGGAAGTCGCTTCGCAGACCTCCGACATCGCTGGCGACGGCACCACCACCGCCACCGTGCTGGCCCAGGCCATTTTGCGCGAAGGCATGAAGTCCGTCGCCTCCGGCATGAACCCCATGGACCTCAAGCGCGGCATCGACAAGGCCGTTATCACTGCCGTCGAAGCACTGAAGAAAATGTCCAAGCCCTGCACCGATGACAAAGCCATCGCTCAGGTAGGCACCATTTCCGCCAACGCGGATGAGGCCATCGGCCGCATCATCGCCGATGCCATGGGCAAAGTCGGCAAGGAAGGCGTGATTACCGTTGAAGAAGGTTCAGGCCTGGAAAACGACCTGAACGTAGTGGAAGGCATGCAGTTTGATCGCGGCTACCTCTCCCCCTACTTCATCAACAACCAGCAGAACATGAGCGCCGAGCTGGAAGACGCGTTCATCCTGCTGTACGACAAGAAAATCTCCAACATCCGCGAGCTGCTGCCGGTGCTGGAAGCCGTCGCCAAGTCGGGTCGCCCGCTGTTCATCATTGCGGAAGACGTAGAAGGCGAGGCGCTGGCCACCTTGGTGGTCAACACCATTCGCGGTATCGTCAAAGTCTGCGCCGTGAAGGCACCCGGCTTCGGTGATCGCCGCAAAGCTATGCTGCAGGACATCGCCGTCCTCACCGGCGGCACCGTCATCGCCGAGGAATTGGGCCTGAGCCTGGAAAAAGCCACCCTGAACGACTTGGGCCGCGCCAAGCGCATCCTTGTCACCAAGGATAACTCCACCCTCATCGACGGCGCAGGTCAAGCCAACGACATCGAATCACGCGTCAAGCAGCTCCGCGCCCAGATCGAGGAAACCACCTCTGATTACGACCGTGAGAAACTGCAGGAGCGTGTTGCCAAGCTCGCTGGCGGCGTAGCCGTCATCAAGGTCGGCGCTGCCACCGAGATGGAAATGAAAGAGAAGAAAGCCCGCGTCGAAGATGCCCTGCACGCAACCCGTGCAGCTGTCGAAGAAGGCGTGGTACCGGGCGGCGGCGTTGCGCTGATCCGCGCTCTGTTGGCGCTCAAAGGCCTCAAGGGTGACAACCATGACCAGGACATCGGCATCGCCATCGCACGCCGCGCCATGGAAGAACCGCTGCGCCAGATCGTCGCCAACGCCGGCGGTGAAGCCTCCGTGGTGCTCGACAAAGTGGCCGCAGGTGAGACCAGCTACGGTTACAATGCCGCCACCGGCGAGTATGGCGACATGATCGCCATGGGTATCCTCGATCCGACCAAGGTAACGCGTTCCGCACTGCAGAACGCCGCCTCCGTGGCCGGCCTGATGATCACCACCGAAGCAATGATTGCCGAAATGCCCAAGGATGAGAAGGGCGCGGCAGGCGGTGGTATGGGCGGCATGGGTGGCATGGGTGACATGGGCATGATGTAA
- a CDS encoding CPXCG motif-containing cysteine-rich protein, whose translation MQSLQTALIQCPYCWEQIEVVVDCSVRQQEYVEDCSVCCRPIIISVVASRGEVVSIEGRTEDE comes from the coding sequence ATGCAGAGTCTCCAAACCGCATTGATTCAATGCCCGTACTGCTGGGAACAGATCGAGGTGGTCGTTGACTGCTCGGTTAGGCAACAGGAGTACGTTGAGGATTGCAGTGTGTGCTGTAGGCCAATCATCATTTCCGTCGTAGCGTCTCGAGGTGAAGTGGTTAGCATTGAGGGGCGAACTGAAGATGAGTGA
- a CDS encoding DUF4126 domain-containing protein: MRLYAVVFALGALHRLDLFLLPPSLDVLAHPLVMGTAGLFALAEFFGDKVPWIDSISDAVHTFIRIPAGASLATTFFADGGVAMQSAALLLGGTIAAATHLAKAGSRAMLNTSPEPVTNGSASLGEEALLVSGGWLALHYPMTFLVLLALFMLAVGYFLRRLWRAFRQRRQLG; this comes from the coding sequence TTGCGCCTCTATGCAGTGGTATTTGCGCTGGGGGCGCTTCATCGGCTGGATCTTTTTCTCTTGCCGCCTTCATTGGACGTATTGGCCCATCCTTTGGTGATGGGTACTGCCGGTCTTTTTGCATTGGCTGAATTTTTTGGCGACAAGGTGCCGTGGATCGACAGCATTTCCGATGCCGTTCATACTTTCATTCGCATTCCGGCCGGCGCGTCTCTGGCTACCACTTTTTTTGCCGACGGCGGCGTGGCGATGCAATCAGCGGCCTTGTTGCTCGGCGGTACCATTGCTGCGGCTACGCATCTTGCCAAAGCCGGTAGCCGGGCCATGCTCAATACGTCCCCTGAGCCGGTGACCAACGGTTCCGCCTCCCTGGGTGAAGAGGCGTTGCTGGTGTCTGGCGGATGGCTTGCATTGCATTATCCAATGACCTTTCTGGTGCTGCTGGCGCTATTCATGCTGGCCGTCGGCTATTTTCTGCGGAGGCTCTGGCGCGCCTTTCGGCAGCGCAGGCAGCTCGGTTAA